Proteins from a single region of Bos javanicus breed banteng chromosome 25, ARS-OSU_banteng_1.0, whole genome shotgun sequence:
- the AHSP gene encoding alpha-hemoglobin-stabilizing protein isoform X1, translating into MVENKKCVSIPVEFSLVASSPPILQMAHLQNYDCYWNWPNGSFYKNTYFVSLAQRESQSLKSVAETYTAPLDLKMALIQTNKDLISKGIKEFNILLNQQVFSDPAISEEAMVTVVNDWVSFYINYYKKQLSGEQDEQDKALQEFRQELNTLSASFLDKYRNFLKSS; encoded by the exons ATGGTAGAGAATAAGAAATGTGTGTCCATTCCAGTGGAATTCAGCCTGGTAGCATCCAGTCCTCCCATCTTACAAATGGCTCATCTGCAAAATTATGACTGTTATTGGAACTGGCCTAATGGAAGCTTTTATAAGAATACATActttgtgag CTTGGCACAGAGGGAAAGCCAGAGCCTGAAAAGTGTGGCTGAGACCTACACAGCACCGTTGGACTTGAAG ATGGCCCTTATTCAGACCAATAAGGATCTCATTTCCAAAGGAATAAAGGAATTCAACATCCTGCTAAATCAGCAG GTCTTCAGTGATCCTGCCATCTCTGAAGAAGCCATGGTGACTGTGGTGAATGACTGGGTGAGCTTTTACATCAACTATTACAAGAAGCAGCTGTCGGGAGAGCAAGACGAGCAGGACAAGGCTCTGCAGGAGTTTCGGCAAGAGCTCAATACCCTGTCTGCCTCTTTCCTGGACAAATATAGGAACTTCCTAAAGTCCTCGTGA
- the AHSP gene encoding alpha-hemoglobin-stabilizing protein isoform X2 has protein sequence MALIQTNKDLISKGIKEFNILLNQQVFSDPAISEEAMVTVVNDWVSFYINYYKKQLSGEQDEQDKALQEFRQELNTLSASFLDKYRNFLKSS, from the exons ATGGCCCTTATTCAGACCAATAAGGATCTCATTTCCAAAGGAATAAAGGAATTCAACATCCTGCTAAATCAGCAG GTCTTCAGTGATCCTGCCATCTCTGAAGAAGCCATGGTGACTGTGGTGAATGACTGGGTGAGCTTTTACATCAACTATTACAAGAAGCAGCTGTCGGGAGAGCAAGACGAGCAGGACAAGGCTCTGCAGGAGTTTCGGCAAGAGCTCAATACCCTGTCTGCCTCTTTCCTGGACAAATATAGGAACTTCCTAAAGTCCTCGTGA